One Burkholderia cepacia genomic window carries:
- a CDS encoding LysR family transcriptional regulator, whose amino-acid sequence MLDLDDLRLVRAIGTSRSLASAARLLDLTPPAVTIRLQRMEERLGARLAVRKSNGISLTDEGQRLYQEALDILERVEALPIHISGEHGEVQGTLRVVAPLGFGRKYVARIVRDVQLAHPKLEISLHLSDSPLTSASGADVVVHVGSLKSSSWIGYPLAPNERFLCASPAYARRIKALNHPSDLARYDCLCLRENDEDIPRWRFSQEGDPRRSTVIRVTGPLSSNDGTVITEWALAGLGIVERSEWDVAPLLANGRLVRLLPDWRLPSAPVTALLPSRTGRSVRQRIFLETAKQFLSPPPWRNNA is encoded by the coding sequence ATGCTCGACCTCGACGACCTTCGGCTCGTACGCGCGATCGGTACGTCGCGCTCGCTGGCCTCCGCCGCCCGGCTGCTCGATCTCACGCCGCCTGCCGTCACGATCCGCCTGCAGAGAATGGAGGAGCGGCTGGGCGCAAGGCTCGCCGTGCGGAAATCGAACGGGATTTCCTTGACCGACGAGGGGCAGCGGCTGTACCAGGAAGCGCTCGACATTCTCGAGCGCGTGGAGGCTTTGCCGATCCATATCTCGGGGGAGCACGGGGAAGTGCAAGGCACGCTCCGCGTCGTCGCCCCGCTCGGCTTCGGGCGAAAGTACGTCGCGCGGATCGTGCGCGACGTGCAACTGGCTCATCCGAAGCTCGAAATATCGCTGCACCTGTCGGACAGCCCGTTGACCAGTGCGTCGGGGGCCGACGTGGTCGTGCACGTCGGCAGCCTCAAGTCGTCGTCGTGGATCGGCTATCCGCTCGCGCCCAACGAGCGCTTTCTGTGCGCGAGCCCCGCGTATGCGCGTCGCATCAAGGCATTGAACCATCCGTCCGACCTGGCCCGATACGACTGCCTGTGCCTGCGCGAGAACGACGAGGACATCCCGCGATGGCGCTTCTCGCAGGAAGGCGACCCTCGACGGTCCACCGTGATCCGCGTCACCGGCCCGTTGTCCTCCAACGACGGCACCGTCATCACGGAATGGGCGCTGGCCGGGCTCGGGATCGTCGAGCGCTCCGAGTGGGACGTCGCTCCGCTGCTGGCGAACGGCAGGCTCGTCCGGTTGCTGCCCGACTGGCGGTTGCCGTCCGCGCCGGTGACCGCGCTCTTGCCGTCGCGAACAGGCAGGTCCGTCCGGCAGCGGATTTTTCTCGAAACCGCGAAGCAATTCCTCAGTCCGCCGCCCTGGCGCAACAACGCATGA
- a CDS encoding DSD1 family PLP-dependent enzyme, translated as MGIQTLDTPAALIDAGRMRHNIGRMQAHLDALGVRFRPHVKTTKCAHVVDAQIAAGAQGVTVSTLKEAEQFFAHGIRDIVYAVGMVPAKLGQALALRRQGCDLKLVADSLPAAHAIVEFGRAHGERFEVWIEIDVDGHRSGIQPEDALLIDVGRVLVDGGMILGGVLAHAGSSYEYDTREALVKIAEQERSRTVRAAERLRAAGLPCPVVSIGSTPTALSAETLEGVTEVRAGVYAMFDLVMHNIGVCDLSDIALSVLTTVIGHQEEKGWAIIDAGWMAMSRDRGTQRQAHDFGYGLVCAEDGEVLGEYVVSAANQEHGIVSRAGAPDSGIAHRFPIGTRLRILPNHACATGAQHPEYHAVGDDGSVQTWPRFYGW; from the coding sequence ATGGGCATTCAGACGCTCGACACCCCCGCCGCATTGATCGATGCCGGTCGCATGCGTCACAACATCGGCCGCATGCAGGCCCATCTGGACGCGCTCGGCGTCAGGTTCCGGCCGCACGTCAAGACCACCAAATGCGCGCACGTCGTCGACGCCCAGATCGCCGCGGGCGCGCAAGGCGTCACGGTGTCGACGCTCAAGGAAGCCGAACAGTTTTTCGCGCACGGTATCCGCGACATCGTCTACGCGGTCGGCATGGTGCCCGCGAAGCTCGGCCAGGCGCTCGCGCTGCGCCGGCAGGGCTGCGACCTGAAGCTGGTCGCGGACAGCCTGCCCGCCGCGCACGCGATCGTCGAATTCGGGCGCGCGCATGGCGAGCGCTTCGAAGTGTGGATCGAGATCGACGTCGATGGTCATCGCTCAGGCATCCAGCCGGAGGACGCGTTGCTGATCGACGTGGGGCGGGTGCTCGTCGATGGCGGAATGATCCTCGGCGGGGTCCTGGCTCACGCCGGCTCCAGCTACGAATACGACACCCGGGAAGCGTTGGTGAAGATCGCCGAACAGGAGCGCAGCCGCACCGTGCGGGCGGCAGAGCGCCTCCGGGCCGCCGGGCTGCCCTGCCCGGTCGTGAGTATCGGCTCGACGCCAACCGCACTTTCGGCCGAAACCCTCGAGGGCGTCACGGAAGTTCGGGCGGGCGTGTACGCGATGTTCGACCTCGTGATGCACAACATCGGCGTATGCGACCTGTCCGACATCGCGCTGTCGGTGCTGACCACCGTCATCGGACACCAGGAAGAGAAAGGCTGGGCGATCATCGACGCGGGCTGGATGGCAATGAGCCGCGACCGCGGCACGCAGCGTCAGGCACACGATTTCGGCTACGGACTGGTATGCGCGGAAGACGGTGAAGTGCTCGGCGAGTACGTCGTGAGCGCCGCCAACCAGGAGCACGGGATCGTGTCGCGCGCGGGCGCGCCCGACTCCGGCATCGCGCATCGGTTTCCGATCGGCACCCGCCTGCGCATCCTGCCGAATCACGCGTGCGCCACCGGTGCGCAACATCCCGAGTATCACGCCGTGGGCGACGATGGCTCGGTACAGACCTGGCCGCGATTCTATGGATGGTGA
- a CDS encoding helix-turn-helix transcriptional regulator, whose protein sequence is MAKKRLTGEQQVILEQVKQIAAGLGETLAPFTEVVVHDLRSPKHAILAIHNNLSGRAVGDPATELGLARIADDDFPQVLANYANRFSDGRQAKSTSIGIKDSEGHYFAALCLNVDVTLFRSIATLLEQFSVPSGEVVKESLDPSTADSLRERIDRFAVSLATTPQALRTDQRRALMQALKEEGYLDLRRSMETIAQHLGVSRATVYNDAK, encoded by the coding sequence ATGGCTAAGAAACGACTGACCGGCGAACAGCAGGTCATTCTCGAGCAGGTCAAGCAAATCGCAGCGGGGCTGGGCGAGACGCTGGCGCCGTTTACGGAGGTGGTGGTTCACGACCTGCGCTCGCCGAAGCATGCGATTCTCGCCATCCACAACAACCTGTCGGGACGCGCAGTCGGCGATCCCGCGACCGAGCTCGGCCTCGCCCGCATCGCGGACGACGATTTCCCGCAAGTGCTCGCGAACTATGCGAATCGGTTCAGCGACGGGCGCCAGGCCAAGAGCACGTCGATCGGCATCAAGGATTCGGAAGGGCATTACTTCGCCGCACTCTGCCTGAACGTCGACGTGACGCTGTTCCGCAGCATCGCGACTCTGCTGGAACAGTTTTCGGTTCCCAGCGGGGAGGTGGTCAAGGAATCGCTGGACCCGTCGACCGCCGACTCGCTTCGCGAACGGATCGACCGGTTCGCGGTCAGCCTGGCGACCACGCCGCAAGCGCTGCGTACCGACCAGCGCAGGGCGCTGATGCAGGCGCTCAAGGAAGAGGGCTATCTGGACTTGCGGCGGTCGATGGAGACGATTGCGCAACACCTGGGCGTCTCGCGCGCGACCGTCTACAACGACGCCAAGTAA
- a CDS encoding ornithine cyclodeaminase family protein has protein sequence MPTDARLLLLDRDAVEPALEAAQVTAAVREAFVLHSQRAGRVFPVVREKLHTGGVFGIKSGDVARQDLLGFKAAGFWPGNRARGGEPHQATVALFDPATGRPLCIMDGNAITTARTGAAGGLGLQLLARRDSTRICVFGTGVQARVQLDYALGRLPQRCTVRYVNVGGEPEPGFEAAFRGQCAIRAARDRHDAVANSDVVITATPGGGALFDAGAVQPGTHLTCVGADTAGKRELPAGVLARARIVVDDREQARSIGECQWAPALPCTEIGDLLAGTASIDRSSSDITVFDMTGLALQDLTVARFLYDQAIENGAGISVPWPW, from the coding sequence ATGCCGACAGACGCCCGACTCCTGCTTCTCGACCGCGATGCCGTCGAACCCGCCCTCGAGGCCGCGCAAGTGACGGCCGCGGTTCGCGAAGCCTTCGTGCTGCACAGTCAACGGGCCGGGCGCGTGTTTCCGGTGGTTCGCGAGAAGCTGCACACGGGCGGCGTGTTCGGGATCAAGTCGGGCGACGTTGCGCGCCAGGATCTGCTCGGCTTCAAGGCGGCCGGGTTCTGGCCCGGCAACCGGGCGCGCGGCGGCGAACCGCATCAGGCCACCGTCGCGCTGTTCGATCCGGCCACGGGCCGCCCGCTGTGCATCATGGACGGCAATGCGATCACCACTGCGCGAACCGGTGCCGCCGGCGGCCTCGGGCTGCAACTGCTCGCGCGTCGCGACAGCACGCGAATCTGCGTGTTCGGCACGGGCGTGCAGGCGCGCGTCCAGCTCGACTACGCGCTCGGGCGGCTGCCGCAACGGTGCACGGTGCGGTACGTGAACGTCGGCGGCGAGCCGGAGCCGGGGTTCGAAGCGGCATTCCGGGGCCAATGCGCGATCCGCGCGGCACGGGACCGCCACGATGCGGTGGCGAACAGCGACGTGGTCATCACCGCGACGCCGGGCGGCGGCGCGCTGTTCGACGCGGGTGCGGTGCAGCCGGGCACCCACCTGACCTGCGTCGGCGCCGACACGGCCGGCAAGCGCGAGCTTCCGGCAGGCGTGCTGGCGCGTGCGCGCATTGTCGTCGACGACCGGGAGCAGGCGCGCAGCATCGGCGAGTGCCAGTGGGCGCCGGCGCTGCCGTGCACCGAAATCGGCGACCTTCTGGCGGGAACGGCGTCCATCGATCGCTCGTCGAGCGATATCACGGTATTCGACATGACTGGGCTCGCGCTGCAGGACTTGACGGTCGCGCGTTTCCTTTATGATCAGGCCATCGAAAACGGAGCCGGCATCTCCGTTCCATGGCCTTGGTGA
- a CDS encoding threo-3-hydroxy-L-aspartate ammonia-lyase, translating to MTTTFELPTFADVEAAATRIAGIAHRTPVHTSRTLNQLIGAEVFVKCENFQRMGAFKFRGAFNALSKFSPEQRKAGVVAFSSGNHAQGIALSAQILGIPATIVMPHDAPASKIAATKGYGADVVVYDRYAEDREAIGRRLADEQGLTLIPPYDHPDVLAGQGTAAKELFDEVGALDALFVPMGGGGLLSGTALSTRALAPQCELYGVEPEAGNDGQRSLRSGQIVHIDTPKTIADGAQTQHIGNYTFAIIKRDVNDILTASDADLVNAMKFFATRVKMIVEPTGCLGLAAALNAKESLKGKRVGIIVSGGNIDLERFCSLVTS from the coding sequence ATGACCACGACTTTCGAACTTCCCACCTTCGCCGACGTCGAGGCAGCGGCAACGCGCATCGCCGGCATTGCACATCGCACGCCCGTTCACACGTCGCGCACGCTGAACCAACTGATCGGCGCGGAGGTGTTCGTCAAGTGCGAGAATTTTCAGCGCATGGGCGCCTTCAAGTTTCGGGGCGCCTTCAACGCGCTGTCGAAATTTTCGCCGGAACAGCGCAAGGCCGGCGTCGTCGCGTTCTCCTCCGGGAACCACGCGCAGGGCATCGCCCTTTCCGCGCAGATCCTGGGCATCCCGGCAACGATCGTGATGCCGCACGATGCGCCTGCGTCGAAGATCGCGGCGACCAAAGGATACGGCGCCGACGTCGTCGTTTACGACCGCTATGCAGAGGATCGCGAAGCAATCGGCCGCCGCCTCGCCGACGAGCAGGGCCTCACGCTGATTCCGCCTTACGACCACCCGGACGTGCTCGCCGGACAAGGCACGGCCGCGAAGGAGTTGTTCGACGAGGTGGGCGCGCTCGATGCGCTGTTCGTGCCGATGGGCGGCGGCGGGCTGCTCTCCGGCACTGCGCTGTCGACCCGGGCGCTCGCGCCGCAATGCGAGTTGTACGGCGTCGAACCGGAAGCCGGGAACGATGGTCAGCGCTCGCTGCGCAGCGGACAAATCGTGCACATCGATACGCCCAAGACGATCGCCGATGGCGCGCAAACCCAGCACATCGGGAACTACACGTTCGCCATCATCAAGCGCGATGTGAACGATATCCTCACCGCGTCGGATGCCGATCTGGTGAACGCGATGAAGTTTTTCGCGACGCGCGTGAAGATGATCGTGGAGCCGACCGGATGCCTCGGACTGGCCGCCGCGCTGAATGCGAAGGAATCGCTCAAGGGCAAGCGCGTCGGCATCATCGTCAGCGGCGGCAATATCGACCTCGAACGATTCTGCTCGCTCGTCACGTCGTAA
- a CDS encoding YbaK/prolyl-tRNA synthetase associated domain-containing protein: MSSIYEKLVALLDREGARYRVIEHPAEGRSDLVAAIRGTSPGQGAKAMLCRGKDAGQALILAILPGDRKLDFKKVAAAAGLKKATLASADEAQHETGCAIGAIPPFSFSSAIKLIVDPDLIGSFDEIAFNAGRLDRSIVLSSADYVRIANPLLQPLCV; encoded by the coding sequence ATGTCATCCATTTACGAAAAGCTGGTCGCGTTGCTCGACCGTGAAGGCGCCAGGTATCGGGTGATCGAACACCCGGCGGAGGGACGCTCCGACCTGGTTGCGGCCATTCGCGGGACATCACCGGGGCAAGGCGCGAAAGCGATGCTGTGCAGGGGCAAGGATGCCGGGCAGGCGTTGATTCTCGCGATCCTTCCCGGCGACAGGAAGCTGGACTTCAAGAAGGTCGCCGCAGCGGCCGGGCTCAAGAAGGCCACGCTCGCGTCAGCCGACGAAGCGCAGCACGAAACCGGATGCGCGATCGGGGCGATCCCGCCGTTCTCGTTCTCGTCGGCCATCAAGCTGATCGTCGATCCGGATCTGATCGGCAGCTTCGACGAGATCGCGTTCAACGCCGGCCGGCTCGACCGATCCATCGTGCTCAGTTCGGCCGATTACGTCCGGATCGCCAATCCGCTCCTTCAGCCGCTATGCGTCTAG
- a CDS encoding HAD family hydrolase, whose translation MRLGKVSAISFDLDDTLWPFGPAVERAEATLHAWLLEHAPNTARILPTRQALSQLRTEYERSRPDLVNDYRALRIGSIRLALERAREDVDLAEHAYRVFFSARQQVEFYDDVRPALAWLSARFPLIAVTNGNADLRLTGGSEFFRETFSAGALGTAKPEPEIFHAAAKAANVHPAELLHVGDDFHLDVLGALNAGLQAAWLVRRNHPEMERLQPDTRSPHLTIHDLSMLCRALGGPVDLS comes from the coding sequence ATGCGTCTAGGCAAGGTATCCGCCATCTCGTTCGACCTCGACGACACCCTGTGGCCGTTCGGGCCGGCCGTCGAGCGGGCCGAAGCGACGCTGCATGCATGGCTGCTCGAGCACGCGCCCAATACGGCGCGCATCCTGCCGACGCGGCAAGCGCTGAGCCAGTTGCGCACCGAGTACGAGCGCTCGCGCCCCGACCTCGTCAACGACTATCGTGCGCTGCGAATCGGTTCGATCAGGCTCGCGCTGGAGCGGGCGAGGGAAGATGTCGACCTGGCCGAACACGCATACCGCGTGTTCTTTTCCGCCCGGCAGCAGGTCGAGTTTTACGACGACGTCCGGCCGGCGCTGGCGTGGCTGAGCGCCAGGTTTCCGCTCATCGCCGTGACGAACGGCAACGCGGACCTCCGGCTGACCGGCGGCAGCGAGTTCTTTCGTGAAACGTTCAGTGCGGGCGCGCTGGGCACCGCGAAGCCCGAGCCCGAAATATTCCATGCGGCCGCGAAGGCGGCGAACGTGCATCCCGCGGAGTTGCTTCACGTGGGCGACGATTTTCATCTCGACGTTCTCGGGGCATTGAACGCCGGGCTGCAGGCTGCGTGGCTGGTTCGCCGGAATCATCCCGAGATGGAGCGCCTGCAGCCCGACACCCGCTCCCCGCACCTCACCATTCACGACTTGTCGATGCTGTGTCGGGCCCTCGGCGGACCGGTCGACTTGTCTTGA
- a CDS encoding aldehyde dehydrogenase (NADP(+)): MQLTGEMLIGAEAVAGSAGTLRAFDPSKGAPIDAPAFGVAAQADIERACELARDAFDAYRAQPLAARAAFLDAIADEIVALGDTLIERAHAETGLPVARLQGERGRTVGQLRLFARVVRDGRFLAASIDPAQPARTPLPRADLRLQKVGLGPVVVFGASNFPLAFSVAGGDTASALAAGCPVIVKAHEAHLGTSELVGRAIRAAVAKTGMPAGVFSLLIGPGRVIGAALVGHPAVQAVGFTGSRQGGMALVQLANARPQPIPVYAEMSSINPVVLFPAALAARGDAIATGFVDSLTLGVGQFCTNPGLVLAIDGPDLDRFAATAAQALAKKPAGVMLTPGIADAYRNGRGKLAELPGVREIGAGEAAQGACDVSGALFEVSAQAFLAEPAFSHEVFGPASLIVRCRDLDEVARVLDALEGQLTATLQMDADDKPLARRLLPILERKAGRLLVNGYPTGVEVCDAMVHGGPFPATSNPAVTSVGATAIDRFLRPVCYQDFPDDLLPEGLQEKNPLAIPRLRDGSAA, encoded by the coding sequence ATGCAACTGACAGGAGAGATGCTGATCGGCGCCGAAGCGGTCGCCGGCTCGGCCGGTACCTTGCGCGCGTTCGACCCGTCGAAGGGCGCGCCGATCGACGCGCCGGCGTTCGGCGTCGCGGCGCAGGCCGACATCGAGCGCGCATGCGAACTCGCGCGCGACGCGTTCGACGCGTACCGTGCGCAGCCGCTCGCGGCCCGCGCGGCGTTTCTCGACGCGATCGCGGACGAAATCGTCGCGCTCGGCGACACGCTGATCGAGCGCGCGCACGCCGAAACGGGCCTGCCCGTCGCGCGGCTGCAGGGTGAGCGCGGCCGCACCGTCGGCCAGCTCCGGCTGTTCGCGCGTGTCGTGCGCGACGGCCGCTTCCTCGCCGCGTCGATCGATCCTGCGCAGCCTGCCCGCACGCCGCTGCCGCGCGCGGACCTGCGGCTGCAGAAAGTCGGGCTCGGGCCGGTCGTCGTGTTCGGTGCGAGCAATTTCCCGCTCGCGTTCTCGGTGGCCGGCGGCGATACGGCGTCGGCGCTCGCGGCCGGCTGCCCGGTGATCGTGAAGGCGCACGAGGCGCACCTCGGCACGTCCGAACTGGTCGGCCGCGCGATTCGCGCCGCCGTCGCGAAAACCGGGATGCCGGCCGGCGTGTTCTCGCTGCTGATCGGCCCCGGCCGCGTGATTGGCGCGGCGCTCGTCGGCCATCCGGCGGTCCAGGCCGTCGGCTTCACGGGGTCGCGGCAGGGCGGCATGGCGCTCGTGCAGCTCGCGAACGCCCGCCCGCAGCCGATTCCCGTCTACGCGGAAATGAGCAGCATCAACCCTGTCGTGCTGTTCCCGGCGGCGCTCGCCGCGCGCGGCGACGCGATCGCGACGGGTTTCGTCGATTCGCTGACGCTCGGCGTCGGCCAGTTCTGTACCAACCCGGGCCTCGTGCTGGCGATCGACGGCCCCGACCTCGACCGCTTTGCCGCGACCGCCGCGCAGGCGCTCGCGAAGAAGCCGGCCGGCGTGATGCTCACGCCCGGGATCGCCGATGCGTATCGCAACGGCCGCGGCAAGCTGGCCGAGCTGCCGGGTGTGCGCGAAATCGGCGCGGGCGAGGCCGCGCAGGGCGCCTGCGACGTGAGCGGCGCGCTGTTCGAGGTGTCCGCGCAGGCGTTCCTGGCCGAGCCGGCGTTCAGCCACGAGGTGTTCGGGCCGGCGTCGCTCATCGTGCGCTGCCGCGATCTCGACGAAGTCGCGCGCGTGCTCGACGCGCTCGAGGGCCAGCTCACGGCCACGCTGCAGATGGACGCCGACGACAAGCCGCTCGCCCGCCGGCTGCTGCCGATCCTCGAACGCAAGGCCGGGCGCCTGCTCGTGAACGGCTACCCGACCGGCGTCGAGGTGTGTGACGCGATGGTGCACGGCGGGCCGTTCCCCGCGACGTCGAACCCGGCCGTCACGTCGGTCGGTGCGACGGCGATCGATCGTTTCCTGCGCCCGGTGTGCTACCAGGATTTTCCGGACGATCTGCTGCCGGAAGGGTTGCAGGAGAAGAATCCGCTCGCGATTCCGCGGCTGCGGGACGGCAGCGCGGCGTGA
- a CDS encoding MFS transporter, translating into MPNQTTSRDLPLDLSRTARRTAVRYWILAMLFVVTTLNYADRATLSITGTPIRKAFGIDPVTMGYIFSAFSWAYVLAQLPSGWLLDRFGARRVYAASIFLWSAFTLLQSTIGLGGSAAFAVAALFAMRFAVGIAEAPAFPANAKVVASWFPTAERGTASAIFNAAQYFAAVVFSPLMAWLTHAYGWHHVYLWLGLAGIALAFLWLRVVKDPADHPAVNRAELEHIEQGGGLVRTNARGNGAPVERNKVAGWYYVRQLLSNRMLIGVYLGQYCVNVLTYFFLTWFPIYLVQARGMSLLKAGFMTSLPAICGFLGGVLGGMLSDGLIRRGVSLTLARKIPIVGGMALSMVIIGCNYVDSEALVIVLMAVSFFGKGIGSLGWAVVADTAPKEAIGLSGSLFNMFGNTAGIVAPIAIGYLVGASGSFNGALVFVGLNALVTVFSYLVIVKDIRRVELRHRDA; encoded by the coding sequence GTGCCTAATCAGACCACCTCTCGCGATCTTCCGCTCGACCTCTCGCGCACCGCGCGCCGGACCGCCGTGCGCTACTGGATCCTGGCGATGCTGTTCGTCGTCACGACGCTCAACTATGCGGACCGCGCGACGCTGTCGATCACCGGCACGCCGATCCGCAAGGCATTCGGCATCGATCCGGTGACGATGGGCTACATCTTCTCGGCGTTCAGCTGGGCGTACGTGCTCGCGCAACTGCCGAGCGGCTGGCTGCTCGACCGCTTCGGCGCGCGCCGCGTGTACGCGGCCAGCATCTTCCTGTGGTCAGCGTTCACGCTGCTGCAGAGCACGATCGGGCTCGGCGGCAGCGCCGCGTTCGCGGTCGCCGCGCTGTTCGCGATGCGCTTCGCGGTCGGTATCGCCGAGGCGCCCGCCTTTCCCGCGAACGCGAAAGTCGTCGCGAGCTGGTTCCCGACCGCCGAGCGCGGCACCGCGTCGGCGATCTTCAACGCCGCGCAGTACTTCGCGGCGGTCGTGTTCTCGCCGCTGATGGCGTGGCTCACGCATGCGTACGGCTGGCACCACGTGTATCTTTGGCTCGGCCTCGCGGGCATCGCGCTCGCGTTCCTGTGGCTGCGGGTCGTGAAGGATCCGGCCGACCATCCGGCCGTGAACCGCGCGGAACTCGAGCACATCGAGCAGGGCGGCGGCCTCGTGCGCACGAACGCACGCGGCAACGGCGCGCCTGTCGAGCGCAACAAGGTCGCGGGCTGGTACTACGTGCGCCAGCTGCTGTCGAACCGGATGCTGATCGGCGTGTATCTCGGCCAGTACTGCGTGAACGTGCTCACCTATTTCTTCCTCACGTGGTTCCCGATCTATCTCGTGCAGGCGCGCGGGATGTCGCTGCTGAAGGCCGGCTTCATGACGTCGCTGCCCGCGATCTGCGGGTTCCTCGGCGGGGTGCTCGGCGGGATGCTGTCGGACGGGCTGATCCGCCGCGGCGTGTCGCTCACGCTCGCACGCAAGATCCCGATCGTCGGCGGGATGGCGCTGTCGATGGTCATCATCGGCTGCAACTACGTCGACAGCGAAGCGCTCGTGATCGTGCTGATGGCCGTGTCGTTCTTCGGCAAGGGCATCGGCTCGCTCGGCTGGGCGGTCGTCGCGGATACCGCGCCGAAGGAAGCGATCGGCCTGTCGGGCAGCCTGTTCAACATGTTCGGCAACACGGCCGGCATCGTCGCGCCGATCGCGATCGGCTACCTCGTCGGCGCGAGCGGCTCGTTCAACGGCGCACTCGTGTTCGTCGGGCTGAATGCGCTCGTCACCGTGTTCAGCTATCTCGTGATCGTGAAGGACATCCGGCGCGTCGAGCTGCGTCATCGCGACGCGTGA
- a CDS encoding site-2 protease family protein produces MTKLLLLIFGGLKLGKVLVSAGTMLASIAVYALFYGWRFAAGFVALLLVHEAGHYVAAQRRGLDVGLPTFIPFVGAWIQLKEMPHDAETDAYVGLAGPFVGTLGALACYAAARHYDSNLLLALSYTGFFLNLFNMIPLSPFDGGRITAVLSPRIWFAGVPVLIALFVYRPSPLLIVMAILALPQLKRAWRYDPDAPENRVYYATSIETKTTYALCYVGLLAFLALMTSGVHDMLRAVRSAS; encoded by the coding sequence ATGACGAAGCTGTTGCTGCTGATCTTCGGCGGCCTCAAGCTCGGCAAGGTGCTCGTGTCGGCGGGCACCATGCTCGCGTCGATCGCGGTCTACGCGCTGTTCTACGGCTGGCGTTTCGCGGCCGGTTTCGTGGCACTGCTGCTGGTGCACGAGGCCGGCCACTACGTGGCCGCGCAGCGGCGCGGGCTCGACGTCGGGCTGCCGACCTTCATCCCGTTCGTCGGCGCGTGGATCCAGCTGAAGGAGATGCCGCACGACGCGGAAACCGACGCGTATGTCGGGCTCGCCGGGCCGTTCGTCGGCACGCTCGGTGCGCTGGCCTGCTACGCGGCCGCGCGCCACTACGACAGCAACCTGCTGCTCGCGCTGTCGTACACGGGCTTCTTTTTGAACCTGTTCAACATGATTCCGCTGTCGCCGTTCGACGGCGGGCGGATCACCGCGGTGCTGTCGCCGCGCATCTGGTTCGCGGGCGTGCCCGTGCTGATCGCGCTGTTCGTGTATCGCCCGAGCCCGCTGCTGATCGTGATGGCGATCCTCGCGCTGCCGCAGCTCAAGCGCGCGTGGCGCTACGATCCCGACGCGCCGGAGAACCGCGTGTACTACGCGACGTCGATCGAGACGAAGACGACCTACGCGCTCTGCTACGTCGGCCTGCTCGCGTTCCTCGCGCTGATGACGTCCGGCGTGCACGACATGCTGCGCGCCGTGCGTTCCGCGAGCTGA
- a CDS encoding DUF2167 domain-containing protein: MKKTVALIACTAFLALAATTGRAQTEAAQVEMRAASAALNKAVVKGPADIDLKHQAVLKLTQGEAFVPAAEAGRYLRSMGNTVDESKLVGLVLPDDPDADWISVVSFEPSGYIRDDDAKDWKPDELLASLKEGTEEGNASRKERGLPETEVVGWAQPPAYDANKHRLVWSAIIRDKGAAPNAGNDGVNYRTLVLGRDGYLSLTMASTLADLPKYKASADELLSNIRFNDGKRYADFNKSTDHVAEYGLAALIVGVGAKKLGLLALIGAFAVKFFKVGAVALLAGGAALKRFFGRKPKAAAAPAIADAADAERKE; this comes from the coding sequence ATGAAAAAGACAGTCGCACTGATCGCCTGCACGGCGTTCCTCGCGCTCGCCGCCACGACCGGCCGCGCCCAGACCGAAGCCGCGCAGGTGGAAATGAGGGCCGCGTCGGCGGCCTTGAACAAGGCCGTCGTGAAGGGGCCGGCCGATATCGACCTGAAGCACCAGGCGGTGCTGAAGCTGACGCAGGGCGAAGCATTCGTGCCGGCCGCCGAAGCCGGCCGCTACCTGCGCTCGATGGGCAACACCGTCGACGAGTCGAAGCTGGTCGGCCTCGTGCTGCCCGACGATCCCGACGCCGACTGGATCTCGGTCGTGTCGTTCGAACCGAGCGGCTATATCCGCGACGACGACGCGAAGGACTGGAAACCCGACGAGCTGCTCGCGAGCCTGAAGGAGGGCACCGAGGAGGGCAACGCGTCGCGCAAGGAACGCGGCCTGCCCGAAACCGAGGTGGTCGGCTGGGCGCAGCCTCCGGCGTACGACGCCAACAAGCACCGGCTCGTATGGTCCGCGATCATCCGTGACAAGGGCGCGGCCCCGAACGCCGGGAACGACGGCGTGAACTACCGGACGCTCGTGCTCGGCCGCGACGGCTACCTGTCGCTGACGATGGCGTCGACGCTCGCCGATCTGCCGAAATACAAGGCGTCGGCGGACGAGTTGCTGTCGAACATCCGCTTCAACGACGGCAAGCGCTACGCGGATTTCAACAAGTCGACCGACCACGTCGCCGAGTATGGCCTCGCGGCGCTGATCGTCGGCGTCGGCGCGAAGAAGCTCGGCCTGCTCGCGCTGATCGGCGCGTTCGCGGTGAAGTTCTTCAAGGTCGGCGCGGTTGCGCTGCTGGCCGGCGGCGCCGCGCTGAAACGCTTCTTCGGGCGCAAGCCGAAGGCCGCCGCCGCCCCCGCGATTGCCGACGCGGCCGACGCGGAGCGCAAGGAATGA